The Vagococcus penaei genome includes the window TCAAGTAACCATTTATTTTTTGTTGAATCAAAAATAAAGGTGAAATTCAAAGGTTGATTCTTATGTTCTAATGGAGCGTCTAAATAGTCTGGGTGATAATCATAATCAAAATATCCAGCTAAAACAAAAGATAGTTGCCCTTCGATTAATTGTAAATTAAATAGTTGATCGTATCCGTAAATTTTCTTTAACGACATCTTATCTATATCTTCTGATATAAATGTAGAGTCATTTATATTATCTTTGGTTTCATTATAGAAATTATCGGTATAATTATTAATTTGATTGAAATCTTTATTTTGTCCTGCTTTAAAAAACTGTTCGATTTTTTCGATATATAGATTTGATAGCTCATTACTGTTTGCTTTGAAAGAAATATTATTATGATTCCAATCAACTACTGTCTTATTAAGAAGAGGTAATTCAGCTTCAAAATATATTTCTGATTGATGTTCTTGAATGTTTTTTGGGAGAATGGTTTCAATCGCATTATTTTCTGATAACTTTACATCTAGAGATTTTTTGTCATAATATGCAGTGAAATTATCAGGAATTGGGGCGAAAGAAACTGGATATTCTATTTCAGTAGAATTTGTGGTATGAGACGTTTCTGTTTTTAATGTTCATTATTAGAACATCCACCAATGATTAAAGTTGATAAGAATAAAAAAATAAAATGCTAGTTTTTTCAAAAAAATTCCTCCTATTTATTAGCATGTGGACCTAAACTAGTCCCATTGTAACACACCTAATCTCTAAAATTAATAAGAAAACGGACTTATTTTGGTCCAAAAGGTGTGTTAACATGAAAGAAGAAAAAATTATTGATAAAGAAAATATAATTGGTAGTAATATAAGACGGATTAGAATAGAAAATCAAATAGGCCAAACAGAATTGATTAGAGAATTGTAGTTAAATAAAATTGACATGACTCGGGAAACACTAGTGAAAATTGAAGGTGGTCGTCAACATATTAAACTGATTCAATTAAAAGCCATTAGAGATATATTAAATGTTACTTATGATGATTTACTGAACTAGAAATTTTATGATAGTATTTGAAAAAATTATGTAAACTTGTGGAGGTATGAAATGAAAAGTTTTTTTGATTTTAAGCAATGGCGTAAATTTATTTTATTATTAATATCTATTTCTTTCATAGGTCTAGTTGGAAGAATAAGCCCTTATGGATCAGAAATTTGGAACTTTTTGTTCGAAAATATGATTTGGTTTCCAGTTGAAATGGGAATAACAATATTTGTTTTCGATAAAATTATTCAAAAAAACAATTTAAAAATAGAACATAATAGAAAATATAATGAATACTATTCAGTAGCAGAAACTGATTTAAATAAATTGCTACAAACAATAAAATTACACAGTGTATCAGCATTAACAAATAGTCAATTGGAAGGTGATAAATTAGACAAGGAATTTGCTAATGTTTGTAATAATATACCCGAACTTATTACAATAAATAAATTACGTGAAGGCTTGAATACTCAGTTATTGAACCCTAATAATGTGATTGATTCTATGATTAATCCAAAATTTGTTAGAAAATCATACTATGATTCTCTGGGTGAATCTGGGGATAATATTATTAATAATATATATAGTCACTACATGTTATATTCAAAGTTTATTCCAGTTGATCTATATAGAGAATTAAATAATTTAAGAGATTTTTTTGAAAGTAATATATATTTTTCAACAAATAATAATTTGAAATTTGGACGTAGTATGCTAGTGCAAAGAGAAAATGATGGATTAATGCTTGATAACGAGTATCAACAAACGATTGATATTTTAACGGAATCATATTCTATTTTGTATAAAAAGATAATGACGATTGAAAACATGATAAGTGAAAGTAATCTCTAATCTTGCTATTTAACGGTTTTATAAACATATTAGAGAGGTGTTAAATTGAAAATATTTGTTAAACAGTTGGTTAGTCTGTTTTGTGTTGTATTTTGTATGTTCTTTTGTTTTTTCACAGGGTGGAATGAATGGACAGCCATAGCTTTATCGTTGGTTATGTTTTGTGGTCTATGGTTCGAGGATATCAAGTTATTGAAAATTAATAAAAATGGATTTGAAATGGAAAAATTGATATCTGAAAATAAAAAAATAAATGAAGAAATCAACGTTACTTTAGAAAAATTTAACAATACTATTGTACCTTTTTTAGACTTTTCGTTAGGATTAATAGAAAAAGATGGGAAATTTGATTCTGTAATGGAATATTCTTATATTGAAGGATTTGTTAAGTCAGCTTATGAATTAACAGAGGAAACGAGTAATAATTCAAAACAAACAGAAAAGTTACTCCAAATCGCAAATATCAAAGTATTAGAATCATTTAAGTATAAAGTTAGGTGTGAGTATCCAGAAATATACAATGATGTTGATAAACTCATCATTACAGGTAGTCCAATATATATATATGATACATATAATATTTCAGCTATCGAAGTGAATATAGCGGATTTAAGGGATTTAGCAAATAGCTTGGAACGAAGTAAAAAATTATTGTGGCAACAAGATGTTGATAGTTTAGAAGATTTTTATGTGAATTATATTCAATAATAAAGGGAGGCTAGAATTTATTTTCTAGTCTTTTTTTTTACTCAATAGTTTATAGATAAAAAATGGTCATAGTATTAAGGATAAGTATATTTATTTGTTAATAAATTTGTTATCAAGAACTCTCAATAACTATCAAAATAATGATATAATCAAAGCAATTAAGTGTTTTTCAGGAGGAATTATGGATACGAAAATTAATCAAGCCATTAAATCGGTGTTGCTGATGTTTGGTGATAAATATTTTATTGGTGAGATCATCAATAAGCAAAAAGTGATTCATGACTTAGATAATTATGACAAAGAATTAATGACAAAAATGTTGTCAAATGACGTTGTGAAAAGTAATTTTACAACGGCTATCAATGATGCCATTATTTTTAATGTAAACAAATTAGTAGAATTATTTGAAACGAATGACTACTGGCAAGATTCTTATACAAAATATTCAAAAAAAATTGGGTTAACAGCTAATGGGAAATTTATTGATGAAACAACTGAAGTCGTGTTAGATTTTCCTTATAAGGATACAGTGTTAAAAGCAGGGATGACCCAAGAAGATCTAGCGAAAGATGATTTAAGACCCGATGAACCATTTCTTAATGAAGTGATTGCGAAAGAAGAAATTGATGTACTGTTGGATAAAAAGTTATTAGTAAACGCTAAGAAGTATGATATAGAAGGCGAGCATAAAGTTTCTGAAATAACCGAAGATGATAATCTAATCTTAAAAGGTAATAATTTGTTAGCTCTTCATAGTTTAAAAGAACGTTATGCAGGGAAAGTTAAATTAATCTATATAGACCCGCCTTATAATACTGGAAATGATAGTTTCCAATATAATGATAGATTTAATCATTCAGCATGGCTAACGTTTATGAAAAATCGTTTAGAAATAGCACGTGACCTTTTAACAGAGGATGGAAGTATTTGGATAAATATTGATGATGATGAAAGCCATTATTTAAAAGTTTTGTGTGATGGTATTTTTGAAAGAGAAAATTTTCTTGCAAATATTATTTGGCAAAAGAAATATACCATTGCTAATGACGCAAAATATTTTTCTGATAGTCATGATCATATTCTAGTGTATTCGATGAGGAAAGAGACATTTAAACTAAATGGCTTACCTAGAAGTGAAGAAATGAATGCAAGATATAAAAATCCTGATAATGATTTCAGGGGGCCTTGGATGACACAACCTCTTCACGCTAAGAGTGGAAAAAATAGCGATTTTTCGTATACTTTTAAAAATGGAGTTACTTGGGAACCACCAAGAGGAACATTTCCAAGATACTCTTTTGACTCTTTGAAAGAATATGATAACAATAATATGATTTGGTTTGGTAAAGATGGTAAATCAGTCCCTAGATTAAAAAAATATCTTTCTGATATGGGAAATGTTACGCCTAATACTTTATGGTTACATACTGAAGCAGGGAATAATGATCAGGCTAATAAAGAAATAAAGAGATTGATTGAAGATTTTAATTTTTCAACACCCAAACCAGAAAAACTGTTACAACGAATTCTTCATATTGGTTCAGATGAAGGTGACTTAGTAGTGGATTTCTTCATGGGTTCTGCAACCACTCAAGCCGTGGCTATGAAAATGAATCGTCGTTTTATTGGGATTGAACAAATGGACTATATTGATACCGTATCAGTTCCGAGACTTCAAAAAGTCATTGAAGGAGAACAAGGTGGGATTTCTAAAGAAGTTGATTGGCAAGGTGGTGGTTCATTCATCTATGCTGAATTAATGGAAAAGAACACAGGTTTCTTAAAAGAAATTATCGAAGCAGATACTATGCAAGAACTACAAGCTATTTTTGAACGAATGAGTCAATCACCTGATATTGATTTTAGAGTGGATTTAGAAGAGGTTAAGGCGACCTTATGGGAACATTCACTTGAAGAACAAAAGAAAACCTTGATTAAAATACTAGATAAAAATCAGTTGTATTTCAACTATTCAGAAATAGATGATGCGCACGTTCGAGAATTAGTGTCTGACTCAGATTATGCCTTTAATCAGAGCTTTTATAAGGAAGTGAATCAAGATGGCTAAGAAGACGAAAGAAACGTTTAAACCATTATCACTGCCTTTATATGATGAGCTTGTTCAACTGGATCATAGTTTACTAAATGAAGCGTTAGGATGGAGCACCCCAACGTATTTAGCTGAAAATATGGTACATACGTTCCGTGATTATCAGGAGTCTGCTTTACGTTATTTCCACTACACCATGACGAATAAAGTCTTCGAGTACCGCAGAATTAACCATGCGCTGTTTAACATGGCAACGGGCTCAGGGAAAACAGATTTGATGGCTGGGTTAATCTTGTATTTGTATCAAGAACACAATTATCAGAACTTTTTATTTATTGTGAATACTAATAGTGTATTAAATAAAACGATTGATAACTTAACGAATAAGCAATCTAATAAGTATTTATACAAGTCAGTGATTGAAATAGATGGGGAACGTTTGTCGATTGTAAAAGTTGATGAGTTTCCTAAAAATCAAAGTAAGAACACGATTTACATTAAATTAGCCAGTGTACAATCCGTTGCGAGTGATATTTTCACGCAAGGTGAGAATTCAATGGGAGCGCAAGATTACGCTAGAAATAAAGTGGCTATTTTAGGAGACGAAGCCCATCACTATTCAGCGTCTACTAAGTCTGAAAAAGAAATGGAACAATCATGGGAAAAAGCGATTAATACCATATTAAACGCCAATGAAGACAATAAGCTGTTAGAATTTACGGCGACTATTGATTTAGAAAATAAGAAAGTCTATGAGAAATACAAAGATAAGGTGTTATATCGCTATGGTTTAGATCGTTTTATTCAAGACCGTTATTCTAAGAATGTTAAACGAATTCAGTCAAGCAATACAGATGAAGAAAACATGCTGAATGTCGTGTTATTAAGTGAGTTTAGACGTCGCTATGCCTTTGAATTATATGGTACTTATATCAAACCAGTGATTATGTTTAAATCACAAAAAATTGATGCGTCAAATGAAGCAAACGACCTGTTTAATCAACTGATTGACAAGTTAACACCAGACTATATTTTAACGTTTCTTGAAAGACAAGCAAAAGTCATGTCTGAAGATCAAAGTGAGACGTTAGGTTTTGCCTATAATTACTTCTTAAAAAATAAAGAAGACTTACCTCAAATTGTCAAAGAAATGAAGCGTGAGTTCTCACCAAGTCGCATTATTAACGCTAACGATAGTGATCGTGGGGCGGGAATGCTTGAAAAAGGACAATATGAAGCGTTAAATAGCTTAGAAAGTCCTAATAACTTATATCGTGTCGTTTTTGCGGTAGCGAAATTAACAGAAGGTTGGGATGTTTTAAATCTGTATGATATTGTCAGAATCAGTAATTATAAAGATACAAAAGGGGATAAGAAAACAACCATGGCTGAAGCCCAGTTAATTGGACGTGGGGCAAGGTATAATCCGTTTGAATTAGATGGTGAAAAATCTTATCAAAGACGATTTGAAGATGATAGCAATCCAAGTTTGATTTTAGAAACATTACATTATCATACAATCAATGAACCACAGTATCTGAAAAACTTAGTAGCTGCTTTAGATGAAATGAACTTACCAACGGGCGAAGATAAGAAAAACCCGCTATTAGATGTTAAAGTTAAACCCAAATTCAAGAAAACGGATGTCTGGAAATACGGTAAACTGTATTATAACCAA containing:
- a CDS encoding site-specific DNA-methyltransferase; the encoded protein is MDTKINQAIKSVLLMFGDKYFIGEIINKQKVIHDLDNYDKELMTKMLSNDVVKSNFTTAINDAIIFNVNKLVELFETNDYWQDSYTKYSKKIGLTANGKFIDETTEVVLDFPYKDTVLKAGMTQEDLAKDDLRPDEPFLNEVIAKEEIDVLLDKKLLVNAKKYDIEGEHKVSEITEDDNLILKGNNLLALHSLKERYAGKVKLIYIDPPYNTGNDSFQYNDRFNHSAWLTFMKNRLEIARDLLTEDGSIWINIDDDESHYLKVLCDGIFERENFLANIIWQKKYTIANDAKYFSDSHDHILVYSMRKETFKLNGLPRSEEMNARYKNPDNDFRGPWMTQPLHAKSGKNSDFSYTFKNGVTWEPPRGTFPRYSFDSLKEYDNNNMIWFGKDGKSVPRLKKYLSDMGNVTPNTLWLHTEAGNNDQANKEIKRLIEDFNFSTPKPEKLLQRILHIGSDEGDLVVDFFMGSATTQAVAMKMNRRFIGIEQMDYIDTVSVPRLQKVIEGEQGGISKEVDWQGGGSFIYAELMEKNTGFLKEIIEADTMQELQAIFERMSQSPDIDFRVDLEEVKATLWEHSLEEQKKTLIKILDKNQLYFNYSEIDDAHVRELVSDSDYAFNQSFYKEVNQDG
- a CDS encoding DEAD/DEAH box helicase family protein, which gives rise to MAKKTKETFKPLSLPLYDELVQLDHSLLNEALGWSTPTYLAENMVHTFRDYQESALRYFHYTMTNKVFEYRRINHALFNMATGSGKTDLMAGLILYLYQEHNYQNFLFIVNTNSVLNKTIDNLTNKQSNKYLYKSVIEIDGERLSIVKVDEFPKNQSKNTIYIKLASVQSVASDIFTQGENSMGAQDYARNKVAILGDEAHHYSASTKSEKEMEQSWEKAINTILNANEDNKLLEFTATIDLENKKVYEKYKDKVLYRYGLDRFIQDRYSKNVKRIQSSNTDEENMLNVVLLSEFRRRYAFELYGTYIKPVIMFKSQKIDASNEANDLFNQLIDKLTPDYILTFLERQAKVMSEDQSETLGFAYNYFLKNKEDLPQIVKEMKREFSPSRIINANDSDRGAGMLEKGQYEALNSLESPNNLYRVVFAVAKLTEGWDVLNLYDIVRISNYKDTKGDKKTTMAEAQLIGRGARYNPFELDGEKSYQRRFEDDSNPSLILETLHYHTINEPQYLKNLVAALDEMNLPTGEDKKNPLLDVKVKPKFKKTDVWKYGKLYYNQSIELSDDYYDGLTKYSLDNQEDIVINWLSSAKEVSYKADMVYEDYTDMHQIPVEIDRRFIEKAMNRLTFFHFDNLKKYMPLLNSREDFLGEKWLNITNRTIYANVPMKMTRHDLTAQEKLRIVELYLAEVAQKIKKNFNSHRGTNKFIGYPVKDYVTDYKKRIPNYDTSKLFMDKNPQTVQRFVIDDDYFVYESAIINLTEKQLIDRIGERVQELKEHYSEVYLIRMDENMHRESAKSENMKLHEFNPNAKDVHFEGFQPDFILYLQNADFFLQVFIEPKGGKIEEQQWKEDLLMYINEHEVELAFEDELEGVKIKGLKFYIINDGRNTMKQLARIAIDGEFRGLSM